The Bacteroidota bacterium genome includes the window AAGCGAACCAGGATAAACTGGCAATCAGCTGGCATACCCGTTGTATGCTCATTTTTTTCTTTTTGTCATCCTGAACCAATTCTTCCTGCATTAGCAAACACACTCCTCGCCACAACAGCTCAAATCATCCAGATATAGGCCTTCACTACGATACTGCTCAAGTAGCGTAGTATCCAAACCCAGTTGTGATCCAATAGCATGCGCCACAACCCCAAATCGCTGCCTGTATTTGTAGATAAAACAGAATATGAGATCGTCGTGACGAACCTGTGGGCCTACTAAAAACAGTCCAGCTGTTTTGGTTGATTCATCTTGATCATTAAGAATACAATACGCTTTCTGTTTGTGCCAATGAAACAGTTCTTTAACGAGGACCAAACTACTTGAAAACCCTGTAGCCAATATCGGCCTGGTTGCGCTTCGGAAAGGGGTTGCTTCACCCTCGACAAATATCAAATAGGTATCCTCTTCAAACCTGACTTCCTTTACCGCCGCCTCCCCCTTCAGCTCAATACAGTTATACAACATTTCATCCTGCAGCCTTTCCACCGTAAAAGGTGACAGCGTTTCGCTTGGATCACTTGTGCTTTTATTCCAGGTCCTCTCTCGAGCAAACACATGAACCGTCTTTTCTTTTCGACTCAATTGTATGGCTGCATCGATTCCACTTTCATATCCCCCGATAATGCAGAACCTATCGCCTTCCAGGTTTTCCCAACTTTCCACCTGGCTATTATGCAAACACAGTTCAGCCCCCGGGATAGCGTTCAGATTCGGATACTGAAATTCACCAGCCGCCCAAACGACAAAGCGAGACATTATCGGGTCTCCATCAGCAAGGTGGACCTCAAAAGAACCTTCAGCAGGAATCACTTTTTCCACATTCGTGTGCTCCGTCACCGGCAACTCAAAATGGTCGCATACTGCTTTTAGGTAATCAGCATATTCCTTCCCGGTTGGATGCTC containing:
- a CDS encoding NAD(P)/FAD-dependent oxidoreductase; this translates as MRKYDVVIVGAGPAGIGVAAMLKELGVERMTILEREEIGATFSKWPKEMKFITPSFTTNFFGHLDLNAVVSGTSPAYMLRKEHPTGKEYADYLKAVCDHFELPVTEHTNVEKVIPAEGSFEVHLADGDPIMSRFVVWAAGEFQYPNLNAIPGAELCLHNSQVESWENLEGDRFCIIGGYESGIDAAIQLSRKEKTVHVFARERTWNKSTSDPSETLSPFTVERLQDEMLYNCIELKGEAAVKEVRFEEDTYLIFVEGEATPFRSATRPILATGFSSSLVLVKELFHWHKQKAYCILNDQDESTKTAGLFLVGPQVRHDDLIFCFIYKYRQRFGVVAHAIGSQLGLDTTLLEQYRSEGLYLDDLSCCGEECVC